CCACATTTCCCCTAACTCGAGAAGCAAATCTTTGTAAGGATTCTTCATCAAAAGTGGTATCTTTTTCCCTAATATTCAACACAAAGTCCATAGCTTCTTGGTATCTTTTTGCTTTACAGTAACCATCAACAATAGTCTTATATGTTAGCTCATTTGGTCTGCACTCGTGCTGGATCATATAACTGATCAATTCACTTACCTCGGAGAACATTCCTCGAGCTGCAAATCCAGCAACAAATGTATTATATGTAACAATGCAAGGTCGAATTCCCTTATCCGTCATCTGGGAGAAAATTCTTACAGCCTCCTCCATACGACCTTGTCTGCAGAATGCTTTAATGACAGTGTTATATGATACAAGGTCTGGCTTTCCTCCAGTCTTCTGCAGTCGATTAAGGAGTTCCTCAGCTTTCCAACATTCACCAGCTCTAGCATACATATCCATTAAACTATTATATGTAACAAGATCTGGCTGCAGACCATTCTCCCTAATTAAATGCAGCATCTCGTGAGCACGTTCATACATCTTGTTCCTTGCAAATATGGAAAGCATGGAGTTAAATATGACCAAATCTGGCCTGTATCCATTTTTCTGTAATTCCTGAAATGCTCTCTCCATACCCATGAGAGATCTACACTTGAAATTTGCAAGAATGAGGGTTCTCAAAAGCATCCAACTAGGAAAGATATGACCATCATAAATTTCCTTTGCGATTCTCTCCACACCTCTCACGTTCCCTCCTTTGGAATAGCAATGGAGCATCAAAGAGTAAGTAGTTTCACTGGGCTTAAAGCCTTTACTTTTCATGTCTGAGAAAACAGATTCAGCTGCTCTCCAATCACCTCGACGAGCAAGGGCATTAAGAAGCGCGTTGTATGTTGTGACACATGGAGTAAATCCTGCTTCAATCATCTCATCATACATCTTTGCAGCATTAAAATCAGAATCACACCTGCCATAAGCACGGATCAAAGTATTAAATGTGTCTCTATCAGGCTCGAAACCGCAGCTTTTCATCTCATGGAAAACGCGATTTACATATTTTTGCATTCCGCTATTTCCACACATCGCAAGCATTGTGTTCCAAGTAATTCGGTTTGGGGCACAGCCATTTAATTTCATATCAGATATCATATCCATCATCTCTTCTACTCGAGATTTCTTTCCCAGCATCCCAAGGATTGCATTATATGTACAAACATTAGGAACACAACCTGATTGTTTCATTTGCTTGAAAAAGCTCAAGGCCTGATCCTCCTTCCCTGCCTTACCATAGGCATCTATTACTGTAGTATAAGTAATAGCATTTGGCATTACACCCTTTTGTGACATTGTGCCTATAAGAGCAGCTCCTTCTTCGAGGAAGCCAGCTCTCACATAAGCTGCCACCAGCTCGTTATAGGTCACTGAATCAGGAGGGCAATTATTCTCCTCCATTTCTTTCAGTACGCTCAAAGCTTCTGAGTACATTCCAGCCTTACCAAACACTTGGAGTAAAGCATTGTAAGCAACCGTTCCCGGAACATAACCCTTTTTCTTCAACCCATCAAAAAACTCTTTTGCTTCCTCCAACAACCCTTCCCTTCCACAAGCAGTTATCACCGTGCTACAAGTGAACTCGTCAAATTCAAGCCCGTTACTCCTCATTTCATCTAAAAGCACTAAAATATTGTTCCAAGACCTACTCTTTTTACCATAAACATCTAACATAACATTGTAAGTAACCAAGGTGGGAGATAAACCTTTCTCCTTCACATATTCAAACAATGCAATTGCCTTGTCATACTTCCCAATACGCGAATAAGCATGTAGAACAGTCGTCCACGCTCGAACATCAAGCGAGTAATCCTCAAATGGAATAACATCAAACAGTTTTGAAGTCACCAAATGCTGATTTTCCCTACCCAAAACCTTCACCATAAATTCAATAACTTGACTATCTAGCTTATCATTTTCAACATGTAAATTCAAGACAACCCATTCAAACAACAGAATGGCACTATCCCATTTACCTAAAACATCTAACCCCTTTAAAAGACTCATCAAATCAACTTCAAGCAACTCAAATTTTACAGAATCAAAGAATGAGCTCAAATTACAAAGAGGGCATTCAAGAATTGAATCAATCATTAACTTACAGTTAAGAGGGAGAAAATCAAGCGAACCATCATCATCCTCCCCAAAAGATTCCAACTTTGGAACAGTAACCCTCATATTCTCCAAAAGGGTATCATCATTTTCTTGATTTTCCAAAGAAATAGGAAGAGAAGACAAATGGGTATTTCCAATTCTTGAAAATTTAATAGTTCTTGGAGGATTTTTAGAGGAAACATGAAGGAGCTGTTGGAGAAGAGAATCAAGAGGGAAAGAAGTAGAAGAAGggggatgttgttgttgctgttgtttgagAGGTGGAAGAGGGGAAATGGATGTGGGATTCAATTTGAGGCGCTGGTTTGGAGGTAAAGGTGTTGGCCTTGTGGATTGGACTGGCAAGATTGGTCTATTTGGGTAAAGAGAACCTTCCATGGCTGCAAGATAGAGAATTCTGCTGCTGCTATTCTCAATTCATGTTTTACAGCACATTAGTTGATGATAGactcagagagagagagaggaggagaGGGAAGCTATCTATGAGGGATAGCGGATTCTACCACACCCACACACTGACTTCAATGTTAAGTTGGGGTTTTACTGGGATGCTTCCAAGAATGAATTTTGGAGTGGAAATTGTCTCCCATTTTTTATTTTCGGGAGTCaattaaaattagttttaaaagCTTATTGTGCAAACACCAAAAAGCTTATTTTGTTGGAATGACAACATATAGCCACTCTAAAGGATAGTTATTTAGGAATTAGctaatatattttaaatttttatttttcatttaaattttgTAGAATACTAAGATTTTTAGTTCAAATTTTCAGGACAAAATAGTAACGGctaattgtaacgacccggcagGTCGTTTTGAGTATCGTAGCCACGTTCCCCCATTTATTACTTATTCTGTGTTTGtttgttgttatgtgacttgccgggttggttggtttggtttcggagATGTTTCTAgggctgggcatatatcgggtataaCCGATAGCTCGAACCGATAAAATGCTATTGTATTATCGATATCGGGTTATTGGGTAAATAGTTCGATAAcggtttaatattttttttattattgggTTATTGGTTCGGGTCTTGGTTTGCCCAATTTTATTAACGGTTTAACTGATAACCCAATAATCTTtaacaaaattataattttacccACTATGTATATAAAGCCACGTTATTGCTTCATTCTCTCAATTCTCTCGGCAGTTACTCTTCATCTTCAGACCTTACTCCTTAGAGTACGTTTTAAACTTTTCTGAATTTCTCATCTTAAT
The Nicotiana sylvestris chromosome 11, ASM39365v2, whole genome shotgun sequence DNA segment above includes these coding regions:
- the LOC104243854 gene encoding pentatricopeptide repeat-containing protein At2g18940, chloroplastic, which gives rise to MEGSLYPNRPILPVQSTRPTPLPPNQRLKLNPTSISPLPPLKQQQQQHPPSSTSFPLDSLLQQLLHVSSKNPPRTIKFSRIGNTHLSSLPISLENQENDDTLLENMRVTVPKLESFGEDDDGSLDFLPLNCKLMIDSILECPLCNLSSFFDSVKFELLEVDLMSLLKGLDVLGKWDSAILLFEWVVLNLHVENDKLDSQVIEFMVKVLGRENQHLVTSKLFDVIPFEDYSLDVRAWTTVLHAYSRIGKYDKAIALFEYVKEKGLSPTLVTYNVMLDVYGKKSRSWNNILVLLDEMRSNGLEFDEFTCSTVITACGREGLLEEAKEFFDGLKKKGYVPGTVAYNALLQVFGKAGMYSEALSVLKEMEENNCPPDSVTYNELVAAYVRAGFLEEGAALIGTMSQKGVMPNAITYTTVIDAYGKAGKEDQALSFFKQMKQSGCVPNVCTYNAILGMLGKKSRVEEMMDMISDMKLNGCAPNRITWNTMLAMCGNSGMQKYVNRVFHEMKSCGFEPDRDTFNTLIRAYGRCDSDFNAAKMYDEMIEAGFTPCVTTYNALLNALARRGDWRAAESVFSDMKSKGFKPSETTYSLMLHCYSKGGNVRGVERIAKEIYDGHIFPSWMLLRTLILANFKCRSLMGMERAFQELQKNGYRPDLVIFNSMLSIFARNKMYERAHEMLHLIRENGLQPDLVTYNSLMDMYARAGECWKAEELLNRLQKTGGKPDLVSYNTVIKAFCRQGRMEEAVRIFSQMTDKGIRPCIVTYNTFVAGFAARGMFSEVSELISYMIQHECRPNELTYKTIVDGYCKAKRYQEAMDFVLNIREKDTTFDEESLQRFASRVRGNVES